The Antechinus flavipes isolate AdamAnt ecotype Samford, QLD, Australia chromosome 4, AdamAnt_v2, whole genome shotgun sequence genomic interval tctttttttttttttttttttaatactggtttgatttgatttttcttgtgtggcacaataattatataaatatatacacatattttggatttaacatatatttctaccatattcaacatatattggattactgccATCCAAAGGAGGatagggagggaaaattggaacacaagattttgttgaagaattgtcaacgtgtatattttgaaaaataaaagctcgaattaaaaaaaaaaaaagaaagtaaatgacacTAAACTATAAATGCACTTAAACTTGGTAATTGAGGTGAATGATTGCCTGTATTAGGACTAAAGGACCACAAGGTTTTAGGAAAAGAAAACGATTATTAAAGGATTTTGTGTCCTAACTACACTGTCATTGCAGGAAGGAGCAAAGGAATATGCTATGCTCCACAATCCACGCTCCAAGTGCTCTGGTCGTCGAAGACGTCGGCACCAAGTGGTCAATGCTTCCTCTTCCAACACATCCACCTCTGCTGTGACTGAGACAAAAGAGGGGGACAGTGACAGGGACACAGGAAATGACTGGGCCTCCAGCTCTTCAGGTATAATGAGcagattggggatttttaatatacttttactTCCTGTCCTCAgaattattactgttattgtcATTCTTCTCATCTTCTGTTCTTCTATGAGCAAATTGCCATCCTATTCTTTTGTGGTTAATGTTAGGCAGACTATTTTCCAGGCacataaaataattgcttttataGGTGATTAAAAAATATTAGGATATCAGCTCATTTTCTGTAGGCTCACTAAAAGTATCTTCAGACAATTCCagtaggaggaagagaatggaCATAAGTACTTCATCCAGTTACCTTATAGTGAGATTTTCATGCCACGTAGTGGAAGATATAATTATTCAACATGGCAACATCTAATAAAAACTTTAGTTCTTAAATTTGTATTGGTTAATATTACATAAGTCCAGGCAGTTGTGGGCACTATCTTTCTTTATGATGATGCTCCATTTCCAGTTCAGATTATTTGTTAAATTCTGAAGGATATTTGGTAGTTTGTATTTACAGCATGGGGATTATTCATGTTGTTATTGGCAGTAATAAGAAGAACAGTTATATGAAGTTTTGAACTTTGTTCACACCAATTATGAAATGAAATGGGTAACCATACAGAGAATATGTGAGCCTTCATTATATAACCTGCACAGCAATTCCTGGACTCTCAAGTATATCAATTATTTGAGGGAAAATATTCACTTTTAGAGATCTACTGTAAGTATTGCTATACATGGGAAGCACTCTTGTTCCTCACTGTCTCCTTGATAAGAGTATAATGCTACTAAAATTGTAGGGCGTTGCCCTTAACTTTCTGTTTTGCCTGctctttcttcatcactttcttcctGTTTTAGAGGCCAACTCTAGATGTCAGACACCCACCAAACAGAAGGCTAGCCCTGCCCCACCTCAGTTATGTGTAGTGGAAGCACCTCTAGAACCTGTGGAATGGACTGGGGCTGAGGAGTCCCTCTTCAGAGTGTTCCATGGTACCTACTTCAACAACTTCTGTTCAATAGCCAGGCTCCTGGGAACTAAAACGTGCAAGCAGGTACTGTCTGAAAATGGAGAAGAACAGCAGTAGGTGACTGAGTCTATCTAACTGATCGGTCAGCCATCCCCCAGACTGTGTCCTAGGGCTAAGTGTCTAGAGAAAGATTCCTCCAGATGTTTGTTTATTTCAGATCCAAGCATCTGTATGTGTAGTTATAGAATCTAAtcttaagagttggaaaggacctcagagatcatctaatccaacctgtATTCAGTTGGGAATCCCTTCTCTCTCATAACTATCTCATATCCCACAGTGGTCATTCAGCCTCTATTTGAAGAaccctatccaatggaaaacttaCCTCTTTTTTAGGACAACTCATTGtcagaaagtttttccttatattgaggAAAATCTGCTTCTCTGTGATTTCTACCAGAACTCATCATCCATTTTTAGCTGGTTAGTATGGAGTATATTCTGTCATGGTATTGTTGCTGTTTCTTCCTCCACTGAAACTCTTTAAATGATCTTGACTATATTCTCCCACCCATTAATAGATTTCCTCACATGAGTTTATCCTGTTTGATATTTCATGCAACTTTACTGCCTCTATTATCTAATCTGTCATTTTGAATAAAGTATACCATACTTTTAATTATGACTTATATCTCACCAAGACTTAGTGATACATAAAAGATCATATTTATCtcaatgctttaaaataattaattccctTTTATCTATACTCTGTGcaactttataaaaatgagactttaaaaattattctgtccCTCTTTTTTTGGCTTTGTGAGTTATTAGGCCCTTCTATTAACCTtccttctatcttctttcttttttcttgaattaaatgtatatatgtgggcagttttctctctcttatttttggTTTAAAGCCTTCTTGATTAGATCCAAAGTgctcttggcaaaaatatttttatcagccCTCATTAGAGTCATTCTTAGCCTGGCCATAAGCCCTTCATTCCTGTCTCTATCTATAGTCTAGAAATTTAAGTCCTATTCCTCCATCACTGTCTTCTTAACCAGCCTTCACTTCCCCCAACTCTTTTAATCAGCAACACTGAGCTACACCCCAGCTCTGCCCTGAGatttaaacaagaaaaatgcTTACTGAGTTCCTTCTGTCAATAACCTTTGTTTCCACATGAATCTCAGAAGTAGATAATGGTTTTTAGATTTGAGGAGAATTGGGCGAATTTCTTTCATGTCCTAGATAAATGCTCCAAGAAGACATGTTTTGGGGTGGTGACTTGGTGCAACATAAAGTGTACCAGTTCTGGAGCCAGAGGACTGGAGTTTCAGTGGTACTACCTCTATGTGACTTTAAGAACATTCTCACCATCCCCCAAATTTCCATTTCCCTTAAACTATGGACTCCTCTAGGGTAgagattgttttttgcctttgtttttcccCCGTACTTTGTATAGTGAACAGCACTtggtgggcacttaataaatgcttattgaccaacTGAAGATAACTTGACCATTCGTGTTGGGTTGACATAGGACTTTCTCAGTATCCTTTAGCAGGGCAGCCATTGGAGCTCAATGTTTCTTCCTGGGATTAGCATTAGATACTACACAGAAAATTGCTTTCCCCTTAGAGTCTGCCTTCATCTTCCCTGGGAATGGCCTCATTGATACAAGAGCCCACATGCcctgctttttcattttcttctttatgtcaTATTCTCCCAGCTTCCTGCTACAGCTTTGAATTCCCATCTACctctagattctttttcttctttctttctttttgcagcATTTCTTTAAAGGAATATTTCATTCACCTTGGGCCATTATCCCTTTTACCATCCAGAGAAGGTCTTAGGGAGCCATAGGTTGCCCTGAGGCACAGAGTCTGAGTAGATTCCATCTGTGTACATTCTAGGGAATACTCTGTGCTCACACCTCCTTCTGTCTTAGATGTCTTTGAATTCAAGTGACCCTCACTAGGGTGCTGTAGCCTCTTTCTTAACTAATGCTGAAATCGCCTCATCTTTGACTTCAGAAATCTCCTTTCTTAAGGGGACTGGCATTCCTGTACTATTCTAGGCAGTAACCAAGCTCTCCTGTTCTTCAAGGGCTTTTCATTTAGCTCTTCTCTTGTCCCCTTGGCCCATCAGCCGCTCTCTTTATTTCCCCATTCCTCTTTGAGTAAATCTGTAGAACATACCCATTCCGTGCACCCTCCAGCAAAGGTGTAGTAGCAGCTGCTGATGCTTTGGATTCAGGAAGGTCAGAGAAAGGAAGCTGGGAATGGGTCACTTGGGCTACAAAAGAGGCAGCAGAGTCCAACCTCAAAGACCCAGGCGAGTCACCTTTCTGACTCCTTTACTTTATGAGTAGTGGGGCCTGTGAAGTTCCCACACCCAGAATCCCTTCACTATCGAGTTTATCATTCAAAGCTGATAGGTTGGGGTGATGCCCTACCAAAGTGAAATCTAATATTAAGGTCATGGGATCAATCTGAAAAAGTTCTAGAGTAGGAAGGAGGCCTGGGTTCCAGTCCCAGTTCtgtcactaactagctgtgtgactttggaaaagcaGTTGTCTGGACCTCAGATTCCTAATCTGTGGAATGAGGAGTTTGGAGTAGATGACCTCTAATGTCCCTGCCAGCTCAGTAATTTTGTAACCCAGGGAATGGGGAGAAATAGTGACtctccctctctgagcctcagtttctcttttgcTACATGAAAGGGACAGACTAGATAACTGCTAAGATAGTTTCCAACTGTAACATTGTTGGTGTGATTCTACATCTTTCCCCCAACAGAGGGGGCTCGTGCTCAGGGCCAGGTAATACTTTGAATCTCAATCTCTGTCCAAAGGAGAATTTTATAAAGCTGCTCTTTAGGTGAGGAGAGACATCTGTGGAGGGAGagttaagaattaaaaaaaaaatcccaccacCATCCACAACAACAAATCTTCCCGTAAAAACTGTtggagcaaaacctgaagggaaagCCAGTATTGAAGCAGACATGCCGATGGTCAGTACTGCTCCCTCTCAGTCAGGACACCAGCTGGAGAATTAAACTGTAAAGCCATGTGACCTCATGTCCCGAGTAATTGGGACCCCCAGGGATGAGCAAGCCAGCTGCCTCTGAACCCACTCTAGCTGGCTACCAGCTGGGGCCCTTTGTCTGGCCACTCGGCCCGAGGGAGAGTGACAGGGCCTGTTGGATTTCTCTTCCAGGTCTTTCAGTTTGCAGTCAAAGAGTCACTTATCCTGAAGTTGCCAACAAATGAGCTCATGAACCCCTcgcagaagaagaaaagaaaacacaggcaAGGGTCGAACAAAGCACTTTTTGTGGCCGGGATGGGTATCGATCCTTTCTGCTCCCTGTGTTGGGCCTCCCTTTAGACTTCCCATCTGCGTTCCTCCCCACAGTCAGCCAAAACAGCATGTTCTCGGTCAGCTTCGGAGAGCTTGCACATGCTCCCTGGGGCCTTGGAGcactcctccttctctcccctctccttccccgcCGGTGCTCTTCAGTCTTTAGTAGGTAGACCACCTTTACACTTAAACTCTTAGTCAAGGAGCTCTCTCTATTCCCCTGAGGGTAGTCCTTCCTGGCTGGATGGTTAGTCACCATTTTAGCCCCTCCTCAACTCTGACTATAGTGCATTCTCTTTCTTGGATTTTGGCAGCTTTGGTTGTTTTCTTTCTGGGTTGTGTAATAGCACTGTCTTCTAGCATTTGCCTAgaattggaattttttaaaaaatgttctcccGGTTTTGTTGTCCTGATTGATGACCATTACCCAGTAGAAGCAAACAATTTTGGGTTATGGAAGAAATAAGACTAGTTCACATTTCTCCAGCACTAAGCTTTACagagcactttcctcacaataatacTATGAGGTAagtaatgcaaatattattagccccattttatagacaaggaaactgaggctcagaaaggtgaagtgatttacctatggtcacacagctaagtgaatgttgagccaggattcaaaccccAGATATTGATTCTTAAGTCCAATATTGTTTCCATTATATTATGTATGTTTCTCTCAGGTTCTTTCCCTTAAAGTATACAGTCTCATAACATTTAGCAGAACACTCCATGTTTCAGATTCCTACACATTTTCCCCTTCCACTCTTGATCTAGAACCCTTTCTTTCCACCTTCCATCTTTGTTTCCATTATCCACATTCTGTTGCCCCCAAAGGGAATTAGTAACCTCATGAAGGAAATAAAGGttgtgtttttttggtttttttttttaagtcagcaGTCAGCAGAGGCTAAATCAAGGTGTCTCACTTTCATGTGTAGAGCCCAGGCCTCATATCTAATTTTCATAAGAAGCCCCTAGTTATCAAACCACAGTATCTCAGAATAGGTTGTGTTTTATTCAGCTGCATCTGCACAGCCCCTCAGGACTATGGCCCTACTCCTATCTTTTTCTTCCAGGCTATGGGCTGCACACTGCAGGAAGATTCAGCTCAAGAAAGGTATGTTGTCTCTCAGCCTGCTTCCATCAATTCAGTCATCAGCCTCCTCATGTGGCCACCCACCCACATCACCCTGTAAGCAGCTGCACTTGCAGACCCTGAGCAGTTCCCACAGACAACAAGTTACTCTGCAGTCATTCAGAGGAGCTCAGCTTCTCATTGCAGCTAAGGTCACGGCCTTGCTCTTAGGAATCGATGCTGTGGCTTATGTCTCTTTGGTGGTGGGGTATCTGCTAGGGTCtagctctcatttttaaaatagatgctcTGTAGTTCTTGGTCTCCTCTTCCTCCCCgttatatcccaaagtgatctgGAAGTTACCCTTATTTTTGGTTTCTTCTTAAGTCTAGGAGCACATAgtggaatataaattccttgagagccaGGGCtgttttagtttttgtctttgtattccctagCACAGGGCTTTGCACCCATCGTAGGTATTTAGTAGAtggttgttgaattaaattgaattctccAAGGCTGTGGCAATCCAGCTTCTTTGGTTTAGGGTATTGGGAATTGGGAAGAGGGGTAGAAAGCATAGTCACAGCTGTGTTATTGGCCTATTCCCTATCTCCTAGATAACTCCGCCACACAGGTGTACAACTACCAACCCTGTGACCATCCAGACCGTCCCTGCGACAGCACCTGCCCCTGCATCATGACCCAGAATTTCTGTGAGAAGTTCTGCCAGTGCAACCCAGACTGTAAGCCTGCACTGCATATACCCCTACTGGCACACATATCCcagctttcccttccttttcatgCTCTCTGAGCTGCCTCTGGACCCTTTTACATTCAGTATTTGTCGTATCAGGCATATTGCCTGGGGTCAACAAGGGACTGAAAGTCGCTGGAAAGTCTTAAGTTTGTAGGTCTATAGATCTTGTCTGCCCTCCTCTGTTTTACCTTCAAGTGGTAAGATGGGGGCTCTGGACATTTCTTGTTCAGTGTATTCCACAACCCTTCATTTAGGGGTCTTGTTATTTTCAcagggcatttttaaaaatttaatttcaaatttgtaTGTTTAAAATTTCACTAAAATTCACTTCTTTTTAATGTAATCTGGTAGGAGACAGGGATCTGGTGACAGCACAAAGTGGAGGGTGGCAAGGGGAGGGAGGACAGGTTGCTTGCATAGTCctttcccttacctctccccACAATGCTTCTTTCCCCTCCACCACCCTGTCCCTTGTTGTCGTAGTTTACCATCAGTTCTGACCACAGTGGGCTGATTGATAGATATCAAAGTCAGAGCCTGCAGAGCTTGGAGGCCAGGCAGTGCAAGATATGAGTACCTTCTGCCCACAACAGATACACATCTTGGCCACAGCAGATCATTCTGAGTAGAGCAGTAGGTGGAGGAGGGGGGTGAGCGGAGAGCATGCATGGTACTGTCAAAATGATACTTGCTGTTCAGGCAGGGATTTACCAGTGAGGAGCACTGATTGGGCTCTTTCCAGGATATACTCAGCCCCCTTCCCAGGCCTCACAAGCAGAGGGAAGGATGATACTGGGGAATGAACTCGTCAGTTCATTGGGTCAAGGAGATCTAAGTCACAGGATCATGGATTAGGGCCTGAAGGGCCTTCAGGGtcactgaagcccagagaagtaaACATGATTCACTCAAGATTTGAATGGAggagatttgaacttaagtcttctgaTCCCAAACCCAGTTGTCCCCCACACAGATACTAGATCATAgaactgagaaattaaattattcagCCCCTTTGTTTTCTAAATGGACAATATCTGGTATCCTTGTAGAAGGGGACATAGGTAGGTAATTAGTAGTGCTGGATTATGAACCATTGTCTTCTAGCTCCAGCTCCAGTACTCTTGCTACTCCCCCTCACTGCTTCTCTTCTAGTCTGAGCTATTTTGTGGAATGGTAGATATACCCTGCTGCCCCCCCACATCCTCAAACCCATTCCATttgcctcactgctgccctctGAACCACCAAACTCCAAAGAGGGCTATTTTCTCAGGGTTGGTACAGTGACCTGGTGATCCCAGCTGCTTTCCCATTGCCCTTCTCAGGTCAAAACCGATTCCCAGGCTGCCGCTGCAAGACCCAGTGTAACACCAAACAGTGTCCCTGCTACCTCGCTGTTCGGGAATGTGATCCTGATCTGTGTCTCACCTGTGGGGCCTCAGAGCACTGGGACTGCAAGGTGGTCTCCTGCAAAAATTGCAGCATCCAGCGTGGTCTTAAGAAGGTGTGGACTTCATCAGTTGACTCTCCAGAGCCTGGGGTTTACACATGGGAGAAGAGGAATGGTTTTCAAAAAGTTTCCATTTTCAACTCCCTGGGGCTTCTTTCATTGTAGCTTCCACACCTCAGGAGTTGACTTTGAAGGATATTtgtcctttttatcttctttttccccaAATAGGGAATCATTCAGAGAGCCAGTCCATTTATACCTGACAAATTTAAGCAGAACAGAGAAGTAGGATCTTGCTTATCCCTTCTGTTTCTGCTTCACAAATGGCAATAAGTTCTTGTGGCCTCAGAACTAAAGAAACCCACCCCTGCTCTAAATTGGAAGGGGGGAGAGATAAAGGAACTCACTCCCCTCATGTTTTGtttgctcttcctcctcatcccccACATAGAATATGGCAGGTTTTTGTCATTCAGATCCTTTCAACAATTGCCCAGTGCTGTTCCCTATGTCTCAACCCTCTGCCCTTCCCCACAATGCCTGCCATGTCACCTGAAATCTGACTGCCTCCTCCCTAGCACCTGCTGCTGGCCCCCTCAGATGTGGCTGGATGGGGCACCTTCATCAAGGAGTCTGTACAGAAGAATGAATTCATATCTGAATATTGTGGTGAGGTGAGCCCTGCAGGTTTGACTCAAATTCTCACAGTGGGTGAGGCTGATAACACCCCCTAATTTTTCTGTGGGTTGGGCAGCTATGAATTACTCCCTAAATGTTTCAGTTCAGCTCTCATGTGGCCTCTCTTAGGGATTCCAATGAACCATCTGCAGACCTGAAACAAACCACTGTTCCTCAACTCCCAAGCAATTCAGCTCATGCAGTGGGAGGTGTCAAATAGGTTCACTAATTTTACTGTTAGGTGGCATGGGTGGGAAATGGAATCACCCTATGCAATAATTTCTTGTGGTTCTCTGGGATTCTAGTTTCTTGTGTGTAATCCAGCCTCCTTCATTGAAAGGGTTGTCCTGAGCAGACATTGCCATTTATGTCCTCCCTTTTCACTCTTCCTGTTTCTAGCTTATCTCTCAGGATGAGGCCGACCGACGGGGAAAGGTCTATGACAAGTACATGTCCAGCTTTCTCTTCAACCTCAATAATGGTAGGAGACTTTGTTACTGCTCATCCTTAGTAGTATTGGGTCAGCCCTTTTCCCTCTTGGTTCTTGCTTCCATATCTAATCATAGACCTATCCATTAAACTCTCACAGGCAGCTATTGGAAAAAGGTCTTGATATGACTTCTTACCAATGCCACTTCTTACCAGCTCGCAATAAACATTTCCCCAATTGTACTGTTTATATCATGATATGCACAGCAGAAGCCTCACTATCACTAGTAAGGGTCTCAGAGATTTAAAGTGAGAAAAGTGGGAACCTGAAAAGGGTTTCAGAAAAAGTAAGATGCCTTCTCCCATCCTGAGAGGCTTATCTATATATGAAGTTGCCATTGAATCGAAATTTCTGTTGCTTTGGGGAAGCTACTTGAGACCTAAACATAAAAGGCCGTAAGGAGTTGTTCTCTATATGTAGGACAGAATGATGAACTCATGTCTTTTCTTTGTTTATCACCACACAGATTTTGTGGTAGATGCCACccggaaaggaaataaaattcgaTTTGCAAACCACTCAGTGAATCCCAATTGCTATGCCAAAGGTAAAGGCTTTATGGAGTAGATGGTGAGGTGGGCTGAGTTCTGGGATACATAGATCCCTTTTCTGTTGATGGATATAGCAGTCCCTGGTATTCAGGatgattcttcccttctccaaagagctTTTCTCATCCTTTCCTTTGTCCATCTACAGAGATCCCTCTCCCATAGATAAATGCCATTGAAGAGTATTTTCTCCACCCCAGCCCATCTCTAAATTCATCaggaggcttaaaaaaaaaaaatctaaggccACTTGAGAATAGATATCCTCATCGACTACTTCTTAATTTGAAGTGCCTAACACTAGGATCAGTTTTCCTTTTGAGGAACCATCTGCAGAACTTAAAGGCACTGAGAGAAATGTTCCTGTATCTCACTAAAAAGCTAGAAGAATTGGCCCAAGAGCCAAAGGAATAGCCTTTGACTTGTTTTATTTCAGTGGTGATGGTGAATGGAGATCATCGGATTGGAATCTTTGCCAAAAGAGCAATTCAGGCTGGGGAAGAGCTCTTCTTCGATTACAGGTGAGGCCATTGAGAGAGGCAGGTCTGGAAGGGCTGAGAGCTGGGGAGGCTTGGCTTGAAGGTGGAAAGGGAAAGTGTGAGGGGGAGCACTGTCTTGTTGAGTACAAAAGTTCTGCTGTTATAACCAaactccccctttcttctttccttgacaTGACAGGTACAGTCAAGCTGACGCCCTCAAGTATGTGGGAATTGAGAGGGAGACAGATGTCCTCTAGTCTTCCTGTGCCCCAACCTCCAGTACCTCTAGCAGCGCTGCCTCTGCTTTTGTGCTCACATCATGGCTGCTTCAGTCTCCTGCACTGTCTTCTACACCCAGAAACCCTCTCTTCTTACCCCTTCTGTAGTGAAGCCTAAGCTATAGGCGATGGGGGAGAAGTTCTTTGTCTCAGAGTGAAATCAGGGAGCATTTAGGGCTTGGATTctcaggaaagagagagacaaaggcaggGAGGAGGGGGAGTATGTCCTCCCAGCTCAGAGGCAAACAGTAAAGGTTAGGGGCTGATATCTGATAACTTGGTTTCCTGTTAGCTCCCTGTGCTGGGGGCCAGACCCAGGGCAGTATCTATGGGGACTAAAAAGTCAGCAAATGCACTTTCTTATCTTAGATCCCTAAATCAAGATCTTTCATGTAGTTCCTGGCCCCATCCGTGACCCTGGAACCTGGAAGGGCCGGTAGCAATGAATGGGATTGGGAACCGGAGTTATTGGCATGTGAGTTCATGGCAAAGTATGTCCTGACAGCATAGATTGAATTTAAGTAGGGGGTTGAGTCTTCTCACTCCTTCTTTAACTTTCTTCTCTATTGCCTAGTGTCAGAGGCTTGC includes:
- the EZH1 gene encoding histone-lysine N-methyltransferase EZH1; this translates as MSKKTEDQRGKVACPKLNSKMDIPNSPTSKCITYWKRKVKSEYMRLRQLKRFQANMGAKALFVANFAKVQEKTQILNEDWKKLRIQPVQLMKPVSGHPFLKKCTVESNFPGFDSQDMLMRSLNTVALVPIMYSWSPLQQNFMVEDETVLCNIPYMGDEVKEEDETFIEELINNYDGKVHGEEEMIPGSVLISDAVFLELVDALNQYSDEEEEGHNNDSSEGKQEDSKEELPVLRKRKRLTIEGNKKSSKKQFPNDMIFSAISSMFPENGVPDDMKERYRELTEVSDPNVLPPQCTPNIDGPCAKSVQREQSLHSFHTLFCRRCFKYDCFLHPFHATPNVYKRKNKEIRIEPDPCGLDCFLWLEGAKEYAMLHNPRSKCSGRRRRRHQVVNASSSNTSTSAVTETKEGDSDRDTGNDWASSSSEANSRCQTPTKQKASPAPPQLCVVEAPLEPVEWTGAEESLFRVFHGTYFNNFCSIARLLGTKTCKQVFQFAVKESLILKLPTNELMNPSQKKKRKHRLWAAHCRKIQLKKDNSATQVYNYQPCDHPDRPCDSTCPCIMTQNFCEKFCQCNPDCQNRFPGCRCKTQCNTKQCPCYLAVRECDPDLCLTCGASEHWDCKVVSCKNCSIQRGLKKHLLLAPSDVAGWGTFIKESVQKNEFISEYCGELISQDEADRRGKVYDKYMSSFLFNLNNDFVVDATRKGNKIRFANHSVNPNCYAKVVMVNGDHRIGIFAKRAIQAGEELFFDYRYSQADALKYVGIERETDVL